TGTCCTCTAGAATCTTAAAATAAAAGGCCTATCTTGAGTGGATTAGAAAAGATTTTAGTGGGTTACTTTGAACATTTTACCTACCTGGGTATTTTTACCGTTCTCCTTTTGTGCGGAATGGGAATTCCGATACCAGAAGATATTGTTCTGATTACGAGCGGGTATTTAGTCTATACGGGATATATTCGTCTTTCTTACACAATTCTGGTCTGTCTGGTTGGAGTTGTTTTGGGGGATTTTGTCATTTATCTGATCGGAAAAAGATGGGGGGAACAAATTATTAGTCATCATCGGTTTTCCAGGGTTCTTACCAAGGAGAGGGTCTATAAAGCCAGGGAATATTTTGCTAAATATGGAACCAAGGCGGTATTTATTGCCAGGCATTTATCCGGACTTCGATTTCCTATCTACTTTACAGCCGGAATGGTTCGAATGCCGCCTGTAAAATTTGTTTTAGTAGACCTGGCCGCGGCTTTTATTACCGTCCCTTTACTTATCTCTCTCAGCTACTATCTCGGAGACCATATCGACCGGTTCATCCATATTGTTAAACAAACCGAACATGCTTTATTGGCAATTATGATGATCGTGGTATTGTTATTCATTCTAACCCGGCTCAGGAGTAAAGAAGTTTGAGAAGCCGTCTAGTGAGGTACCTCTCCCAATTCAGCCAGTATATTTTGGAGTTTTTCTTCATAGTCCCGCTTGAGGGCCAAGAGCTGAAGAGTAAATTCATCCCGAAGTCGAGCATATTCCTTTTCAAAACCCTGAGGCGCAAAGCTATAAGTTCTGAATCGTAAACAGCCGACGGCAGGCTTGCCGTTTTCATATCGTATTCCAGAAGGCGTGACAGGAGTTGGAGTGTACCAAAGAGTTAAGGCATTCTCAGGATCGGTTGTAGAGGACTCCAAAGAAAAATAATAGAACTTACCCTGTGAATCCACCAGGGGTGGAAATCGGAAAGTATACCAGAAGCCATCTCGAATGAAGCGGGCATCTGCCTTGATCATCACCAGGTCTTCCTTAGCCTCCGGATCAACTTTCAGTCTAAAAGTCAGATCACAGGTATTCAGCCGGTTGTAAGCGCCGGGCATGATATCTATTCTGCATAAATTGGGCCGTGTCGCTAAAAATGACTGGCCCACGACCCGCGGATAAAGTAAACTCCCCAGGGTTGCTTCGGACTTATCCTGAACTACATCCAAAACCTCCCGTTGTTGATTTTCTTTCCTTACCTGAATTAAATCTAAAAGCAATTGGACAAGTTCCCAGTTGCTCCCTTTGGGTGGAGAATAGGGGAATGAGGGTAGAGAGGTGTGGGAGTGTGGGAGTGTGGGGGTGTGGGAGAATATACCCCCATACTCCCAGGCTTTCCCCGCCATGGAGGCAAAGTAAGTTTCAACGGATTTAAGGAGCTCTTGGTTATCTTTTTTCTTTGAAATTAACAGATGACTTCGATAGCCCGGTGCCCGATGGTCTGATTCATAAAAATGTAGATTGTAAAGTTTATTGATCATCAGGTCCAGGGGTTCAGGATCGTGAAGAGAAAGGATAAAGTGCCGAAGTATCATCATGAAAAGCCAGTTATATAAATATCCACTGGGAAAGAGGATATAATTCAGTTGTTTTTGTTTTAAAATTTCACAAACCTCTTCCAGCCGGGGCAGACCGTTTTGAAGGTGTTCGGTCAGAGGGACATTTACCCAACCTGTTTCCCGGATAATAAACTCGTAGAGCAGTTTTTCCGCTATCTGGGTACTTTCTTGATAGAAGGGAGCTCCCAGGAGTACATAATCCCCGGCGACCCGGAGAAGCTCCTCGATAAAGGTACTTCGTTCATTGGGGTGGATGTGCTCTAAAGTATCACAGGTCATTACTATCTGGAAGGAGCTATCCGGAAAGGGCAGTTGCGTACCGCTGCCTTTTACATATCCAGGCAGGGGACAATCCACAACGTCAAGAACGGTTACCTTTTCTTCTGAAAGAAAGAGAGGGGCCGGTAAAAGATCCTCACCCCTGAATCGAAAGTATCCACCCACATCTAGAATGGATAACTTTTCCGGACCTCGTTTTAAGATAGAGACGATCTCTTGAGCGTCTCGATAACGTTGATATTGATCAAAGGGAAGCTCGCGTAAATCCATTATTTTACCGGTTCATACCGTTGGGCTAAAACTTCAAATTTCTTCACGTTGATCAGCTTATATTTATGGAGGAGATATTCGACAATGAGTTTTAGAATGCCAAATCCATAGATGACGCTGCTGACAAAGCTTGCCGAAGAGGCTTCCGGGAAGTAGCGGGTAGGAACCGGAATTTCTACAATACGAAATCCGTTGTGGACGGCTTGAAAAATGATCTCTTGATCGAACACGAATTTATCTGAGTTGAGTTGAAAGGGAAGAGAAGCTAAAAGTTTATGGCTGTAGGCTCGATAACCCGTATGATATTCGGCAAACTTTTTTCCCAAGACCAGGTTTTCCAGTTTAGTCAGCACTTTATTTCCGATATACTTCCACCAGGGCATTCCCGACTTGAGGGCATTATCTATCAAAAGCCGGGACCCTAGAACCATATCCGCTTTTCCCTCCTCAATGGGCTTTATCATTTCCGGTATCAATTTAGGATCATATTGATAGTCGGGATGGAGCATGACGATGATATCGGCACCGTCCTTCAAAGCTTCAATATAACAGGTTTTTTGATTAGCTCCATATCCATAGTTTTTCTTATGGGCAAAGACCTTAAGGTTAAGCTCTTTAGCTAAATTAATTGTACGATCGGTACTGCCATCATCTACCAAAATAATCGAGCTTACCTTCTCCATGGGAATATCCGAATAGGTATTCCTTAAGGTTTTTTCTGCGTTATAGGCAGGCATAACCACTACAACTTTTTTTTCTTTTACTTCAAGCATATATCCCCCCTTTAGA
The sequence above is a segment of the Candidatus Limnocylindrales bacterium genome. Coding sequences within it:
- a CDS encoding DedA family protein, yielding MSGLEKILVGYFEHFTYLGIFTVLLLCGMGIPIPEDIVLITSGYLVYTGYIRLSYTILVCLVGVVLGDFVIYLIGKRWGEQIISHHRFSRVLTKERVYKAREYFAKYGTKAVFIARHLSGLRFPIYFTAGMVRMPPVKFVLVDLAAAFITVPLLISLSYYLGDHIDRFIHIVKQTEHALLAIMMIVVLLFILTRLRSKEV
- a CDS encoding methyltransferase domain-containing protein, which codes for MDLRELPFDQYQRYRDAQEIVSILKRGPEKLSILDVGGYFRFRGEDLLPAPLFLSEEKVTVLDVVDCPLPGYVKGSGTQLPFPDSSFQIVMTCDTLEHIHPNERSTFIEELLRVAGDYVLLGAPFYQESTQIAEKLLYEFIIRETGWVNVPLTEHLQNGLPRLEEVCEILKQKQLNYILFPSGYLYNWLFMMILRHFILSLHDPEPLDLMINKLYNLHFYESDHRAPGYRSHLLISKKKDNQELLKSVETYFASMAGKAWEYGGIFSHTPTLPHSHTSLPSFPYSPPKGSNWELVQLLLDLIQVRKENQQREVLDVVQDKSEATLGSLLYPRVVGQSFLATRPNLCRIDIMPGAYNRLNTCDLTFRLKVDPEAKEDLVMIKADARFIRDGFWYTFRFPPLVDSQGKFYYFSLESSTTDPENALTLWYTPTPVTPSGIRYENGKPAVGCLRFRTYSFAPQGFEKEYARLRDEFTLQLLALKRDYEEKLQNILAELGEVPH
- a CDS encoding glycosyltransferase family 2 protein — translated: MLEVKEKKVVVVMPAYNAEKTLRNTYSDIPMEKVSSIILVDDGSTDRTINLAKELNLKVFAHKKNYGYGANQKTCYIEALKDGADIIVMLHPDYQYDPKLIPEMIKPIEEGKADMVLGSRLLIDNALKSGMPWWKYIGNKVLTKLENLVLGKKFAEYHTGYRAYSHKLLASLPFQLNSDKFVFDQEIIFQAVHNGFRIVEIPVPTRYFPEASSASFVSSVIYGFGILKLIVEYLLHKYKLINVKKFEVLAQRYEPVK